From Candidatus Binataceae bacterium, the proteins below share one genomic window:
- a CDS encoding Gp37 family protein — MGVTLDAPWAGQTFTPPTPLDIATIESAIAAQLRAQLGSVEVVQFPDKPAAYRLAHRIGAALVAWRGATYGAPVDTAAIVQTRRLEFEITLMVRDLGWSFGADPSGPSPGAHALLEAIRATLTGFRVPGCRKMYPLREKFLGRDAQGAAWAWSCLYALDTMAVEASTADNFPLFAKGNALEEAGETTAAAPPASFTFNAQDQIRLPIGNLSGVSVASADGGAAYVGGVDYSVDTVNGIITRISGGAIPAGASVVVGYNYADTVTAIAGGSPYPTSPTN, encoded by the coding sequence ATGGGTGTGACGCTCGACGCTCCGTGGGCGGGCCAGACCTTCACTCCGCCAACGCCGCTCGACATCGCGACGATCGAGTCCGCGATTGCAGCCCAACTGCGCGCCCAGCTCGGCAGCGTCGAGGTCGTGCAGTTTCCCGACAAGCCCGCTGCCTACCGCCTTGCCCATCGCATCGGCGCCGCGCTGGTCGCCTGGCGCGGCGCAACCTACGGCGCACCCGTCGATACCGCCGCGATCGTCCAGACGCGGCGGCTCGAGTTCGAGATAACGCTGATGGTGCGCGACCTCGGATGGAGCTTCGGCGCCGATCCGTCGGGGCCGAGCCCCGGCGCCCACGCCCTGCTCGAAGCGATCCGCGCGACGCTGACCGGCTTCCGCGTCCCGGGCTGCCGCAAGATGTATCCGCTGCGCGAGAAATTCCTCGGCCGCGACGCGCAAGGCGCGGCCTGGGCCTGGTCGTGTCTCTACGCGCTCGACACGATGGCCGTCGAGGCGTCTACGGCGGACAACTTCCCGCTCTTCGCCAAGGGCAACGCACTGGAGGAGGCGGGCGAGACGACTGCTGCCGCGCCGCCGGCGAGCTTCACTTTCAACGCGCAGGATCAGATCCGCCTTCCCATCGGCAACCTCAGCGGCGTGAGCGTTGCGTCTGCGGACGGCGGCGCCGCCTATGTGGGCGGCGTCGATTACTCAGTCGATACCGTAAACGGCATCATCACTCGCATAAGCGGCGGCGCTATCCCGGCCGGCGCGAGCGTTGTCGTCGGCTATAACTACGCGGACACCGTAACCGCAATCGCCGGCGGCTCGCCTTATCCCACCAGCCCCACGAACTGA
- a CDS encoding DUF1320 domain-containing protein produces MAYAQPSDMIARYPNRDLVQLTNEDPTQTTVNEAALAQALADASAEIDGYLESRFALPLSDPPAVLVRLACDVAMYRLQTLRPLHDLAEARTRYEDALALLMRVADGTLTLGLALDNQEPGEAAGAVASEAGGDRSGALPARMFNRGGLKGF; encoded by the coding sequence ATGGCATACGCACAGCCCTCCGACATGATCGCCCGCTATCCCAACCGCGACCTGGTCCAGCTGACCAACGAAGATCCGACCCAGACCACGGTCAATGAAGCGGCCCTGGCCCAGGCGCTGGCCGACGCCTCGGCGGAAATCGACGGCTACCTCGAAAGCCGGTTCGCCCTGCCGCTCAGCGATCCGCCCGCAGTGCTGGTGCGCCTGGCGTGCGACGTCGCGATGTACCGACTTCAGACGCTGCGCCCCCTGCACGACCTCGCGGAGGCGCGCACGCGCTATGAGGACGCCCTCGCTCTGTTGATGCGCGTCGCCGACGGCACCCTCACGCTCGGCCTCGCGCTCGACAATCAGGAGCCCGGCGAAGCGGCCGGCGCCGTGGCCAGCGAGGCCGGCGGCGACCGCTCGGGCGCGCTGCCGGCGCGGATGTTCAACCGCGGCGGCCTCAAGGGGTTCTGA
- a CDS encoding Mu-like prophage major head subunit gpT family protein, whose protein sequence is MEISAANLTALFTGFDVIFQRGFEKPPSYYEQIASIVRSGSRQTTYPWLGRTTRFREWLGERVVQALEAHAYTIVNKNFEDTIGIDRNDIEDDTYGVYEPVIEQLGWDTKVHPDMLLFSMIKSAVATPASVLAYDGQPFFATTHPVGPMGSNQTQVANVNSGGGGPYWFLVDASRPIRPFIFQLRREYAVTRMNTLTDEAVFNRREFRYGVDGRANTGVGLWQLCYASNMDLSNPANYGAARAAMRSFKTDGGLPFGALSSGKGVYLLVPPALEEAARQLLHSEFMVGAGASSGVTTSNIWRNSAELIVSEYLA, encoded by the coding sequence ATGGAAATCAGCGCAGCAAATCTCACCGCCCTGTTCACCGGCTTCGACGTCATCTTCCAGCGCGGCTTCGAGAAGCCGCCGAGCTACTACGAGCAGATCGCCTCGATCGTCCGCTCGGGCTCGCGCCAGACCACCTATCCATGGCTGGGCCGCACCACCCGTTTTCGCGAGTGGCTCGGTGAGCGCGTGGTCCAGGCGCTCGAGGCCCACGCCTACACGATCGTCAACAAGAACTTCGAAGACACCATCGGCATCGACCGCAACGACATCGAGGACGACACCTACGGCGTTTACGAGCCGGTCATCGAACAGCTCGGCTGGGACACCAAAGTCCACCCGGACATGCTGCTTTTCTCAATGATCAAAAGCGCCGTCGCCACGCCTGCCTCGGTGCTCGCCTACGACGGCCAGCCGTTCTTCGCGACCACCCATCCGGTGGGCCCGATGGGCTCGAACCAGACCCAGGTCGCCAACGTCAACTCCGGCGGCGGCGGGCCATACTGGTTCCTGGTCGACGCGTCGCGCCCGATCCGTCCGTTCATCTTCCAGCTGCGTCGCGAGTACGCGGTTACCCGGATGAACACGCTGACCGACGAAGCGGTCTTCAACCGCCGCGAATTCCGCTACGGCGTCGACGGCCGCGCCAACACTGGCGTCGGGCTCTGGCAGCTCTGCTACGCGAGCAACATGGATCTCAGCAATCCGGCCAACTACGGTGCGGCGCGCGCCGCGATGCGCTCATTCAAGACCGACGGTGGCCTGCCCTTCGGCGCGCTCTCCAGCGGCAAGGGCGTCTATTTGCTGGTGCCGCCAGCGCTCGAGGAAGCCGCCCGCCAGTTGCTCCACTCGGAGTTCATGGTTGGCGCCGGGGCCAGCTCCGGGGTGACCACCTCCAACATCTGGCGCAACAGCGCTGAGCTCATCGTCAGCGAATATCTCGCCTGA
- a CDS encoding phage protease, whose amino-acid sequence MDATHFTSARPAPQGAALAVHGVVLDDSHLGEAAPPEWVMLIPTGEFSGRDGRGPFRLSDPAAVIAATNELAMAAGLPIDYDHATDFAAPKGRPAPAAGWICELAAREGALWGRVEWTPHGAMAIASREYRYISPVFQYTAEGEVMRLLRAGLTNNPNLYLTAISARAAASAGHARDGIMHSLLDELRKLLGLPDEASAEEALAAVRALLSGDADDDAQDAANGEASAEHERGAEGARADGGAMSAGGADADPARYVPVAQFQKVLSELNRMRAQGARERAERAVDEAIRAGKLIPAQREWAVSYCQADVDGFAAFVARQPAVFGVEVERAAADIAPPRQLGRAGANALSAVETAICVQLGVNAQDYLRRRRGGHGDFLRLNHGGE is encoded by the coding sequence ATGGACGCGACGCACTTCACATCCGCCAGGCCCGCCCCGCAAGGCGCAGCGCTCGCCGTGCATGGCGTCGTGCTCGACGACAGCCACCTGGGCGAAGCGGCGCCGCCCGAATGGGTAATGCTGATCCCCACCGGCGAGTTTTCCGGTCGCGACGGCCGCGGCCCTTTCCGCCTCAGCGACCCCGCCGCTGTGATCGCGGCGACCAACGAGCTCGCGATGGCGGCCGGGCTGCCGATCGACTACGACCATGCGACGGACTTCGCCGCACCCAAAGGGCGTCCGGCGCCGGCGGCGGGATGGATCTGTGAACTCGCCGCGCGGGAAGGGGCGCTGTGGGGCCGCGTCGAGTGGACTCCGCACGGCGCGATGGCGATCGCGTCGCGCGAGTACCGCTACATCTCGCCGGTCTTCCAATACACCGCGGAGGGCGAGGTTATGCGGCTTCTGCGCGCAGGGCTGACCAACAATCCCAACCTCTATCTGACCGCAATTTCGGCGCGCGCGGCAGCAAGCGCGGGCCATGCCAGGGACGGAATCATGCATTCATTGCTGGACGAATTGCGCAAGCTGCTGGGCCTGCCGGATGAAGCCTCGGCCGAGGAGGCGCTCGCCGCGGTCCGCGCACTGCTCAGCGGCGACGCGGACGATGACGCGCAGGACGCAGCCAACGGCGAGGCCAGCGCCGAGCACGAGCGCGGCGCGGAAGGGGCGCGGGCGGACGGCGGCGCGATGAGCGCCGGCGGCGCGGACGCCGACCCCGCGCGCTACGTCCCGGTCGCGCAGTTCCAGAAGGTGTTAAGCGAGCTCAACCGGATGCGCGCGCAGGGCGCGCGCGAGCGCGCCGAGCGCGCAGTGGACGAGGCAATCCGCGCGGGCAAGCTGATCCCCGCCCAGCGCGAGTGGGCGGTCTCGTATTGCCAGGCCGACGTCGACGGCTTCGCCGCCTTCGTCGCCCGCCAGCCCGCGGTCTTCGGCGTGGAGGTCGAGCGCGCCGCGGCCGACATCGCGCCGCCGCGTCAGCTCGGGCGCGCCGGCGCAAACGCGCTCAGCGCGGTCGAGACCGCGATCTGCGTTCAGCTCGGAGTAAATGCGCAGGACTATCTGCGGCGCAGGCGTGGGGGGCACGGCGATTTTCTGCGCCTCAATCACGGCGGCGAGTAA
- a CDS encoding citrate synthase: MAKNSLTITDNRTGKQYEIPIEDGGVIRASRLRDIKTGADDFGLMSYDPAFTNTASCRSKVTFIDGERGILRYRGYPIEELAERSNYLEVAYLVVKGELPNEAHYRAWEENIKTHTMVHENIKHFMQGFRYDAHPMGMLVGTVGAMSTFYPDAKDIMDLESRRLQTRRLIGKMPTLAAWAYRHTRGLPYVYPDNELSYTGNFLSMLFKMTELKYKPNPVLERALDVLFILHADHEQNCSANAMRSVGSSQVDPYSAVAAATAALYGPLHGGANEAVIRMLMEIGSVKRVPEFIKSVKAGERKMMGFGHRVYKAYDPRAKIVKKLAYEVFEVTGRNPLIDISLELEKIGLEDEYFVSHRLYPNVDFYTGIIYQAMGFPMTMFPVLFAIPRTSGWMAQWAEMVRDPEQKIARPRQVYIGESVRHWQPIEKRPEPTMREDAVSDRI; this comes from the coding sequence ATGGCTAAGAACTCACTGACGATTACCGACAACCGCACCGGCAAGCAGTACGAGATCCCGATCGAGGACGGCGGCGTGATCCGCGCCTCGCGCCTGCGCGACATCAAGACCGGCGCCGACGACTTCGGCCTGATGTCGTACGATCCGGCCTTCACCAACACCGCGTCGTGCCGCAGTAAGGTGACCTTCATTGACGGCGAGCGCGGCATCCTGCGCTACCGCGGCTACCCGATCGAGGAGCTGGCCGAGCGCAGCAACTACCTCGAAGTCGCCTACCTGGTGGTCAAGGGCGAGCTGCCCAACGAGGCGCATTACCGGGCGTGGGAGGAGAACATCAAGACCCACACGATGGTCCACGAGAACATCAAGCATTTCATGCAGGGCTTCCGCTACGACGCTCATCCGATGGGGATGCTGGTGGGCACGGTGGGCGCGATGTCCACTTTCTACCCCGACGCCAAGGACATCATGGACCTCGAGTCGCGCCGCCTGCAGACGCGCCGGCTGATCGGCAAGATGCCGACGCTGGCGGCGTGGGCCTACCGCCATACGCGCGGCCTGCCTTACGTCTACCCCGACAACGAGCTCAGCTACACCGGCAACTTCCTCTCGATGCTGTTCAAGATGACCGAGCTCAAGTACAAGCCCAACCCGGTGCTCGAGCGCGCGCTCGACGTGCTGTTCATCCTGCACGCCGACCACGAGCAGAACTGCTCGGCCAACGCGATGCGCTCGGTGGGCAGCTCGCAGGTCGATCCCTACTCGGCAGTGGCGGCGGCGACGGCCGCGCTCTACGGTCCGCTGCACGGCGGCGCCAACGAGGCGGTGATCCGGATGCTGATGGAGATCGGGTCGGTCAAGCGCGTGCCCGAGTTCATCAAGAGCGTCAAGGCGGGCGAGCGCAAGATGATGGGCTTCGGGCACCGGGTGTACAAGGCCTACGACCCACGGGCCAAGATCGTCAAGAAACTCGCCTACGAGGTGTTCGAGGTCACCGGCCGCAACCCGCTGATTGACATCTCGCTCGAGCTCGAAAAGATCGGCCTGGAAGACGAATATTTCGTCTCGCACCGGCTGTATCCGAACGTGGACTTCTACACCGGGATCATCTACCAGGCGATGGGTTTTCCGATGACGATGTTCCCGGTGCTGTTCGCGATCCCGCGGACCTCGGGCTGGATGGCGCAGTGGGCCGAGATGGTGCGCGACCCCGAGCAGAAGATCGCGCGCCCGCGCCAAGTCTATATCGGCGAGAGCGTGCGCCACTGGCAGCCGATCGAGAAGCGGCCGGAGCCGACGATGCGCGAGGACGCGGTCAGCGACCGCATCTGA
- a CDS encoding DedA family protein, translating to MIDRLMTSLSAAIVATISAMGYGGIVLLMAIESACVPLPSEVTMPFSGYLVAAGRFDLQLVALAGALGCLLGSYVAYFIGKGGNRLLVRYGRYVLIAPHEIELAERFFERWGAQAVFISRLLPVIRTFIALPAGVARMRLVPFTIYTLLGSYLWCLGLAWAGMKLGQHWDDLGPYFHRFDGVLGVLIVAGGGLVLYNRIKGIGGAHSAARD from the coding sequence ATGATCGATCGCCTGATGACCTCGCTCTCGGCCGCCATCGTGGCGACCATCTCGGCGATGGGCTACGGCGGGATCGTGCTGTTGATGGCGATCGAGAGCGCCTGCGTGCCGCTGCCATCGGAAGTCACGATGCCGTTTTCGGGCTACCTGGTCGCCGCCGGGCGCTTCGACCTGCAACTGGTCGCGCTCGCCGGCGCGCTCGGATGTCTGCTGGGCTCGTACGTCGCCTATTTTATCGGCAAGGGCGGTAACCGCCTGCTCGTGCGCTACGGGCGCTACGTCCTGATCGCGCCGCACGAGATCGAACTCGCTGAGCGCTTCTTCGAGCGCTGGGGTGCGCAGGCCGTCTTCATCAGCCGCCTGCTGCCGGTGATCCGCACCTTCATCGCGCTGCCGGCGGGGGTGGCGCGGATGCGGCTTGTGCCGTTCACGATTTACACGCTGCTCGGCTCGTACCTGTGGTGCCTGGGCCTTGCGTGGGCAGGGATGAAGCTGGGGCAGCACTGGGACGATCTCGGCCCGTATTTCCATCGCTTCGACGGCGTGCTCGGGGTGCTGATCGTCGCCGGGGGCGGCCTGGTGCTATACAATCGAATCAAGGGAATCGGCGGCGCACACAGCGCCGCGCGCGACTGA
- a CDS encoding DUF2007 domain-containing protein, with product MAERDFDPDRLTEVFRSIDSMRVKMAYDLIAGSGLEVFIFDGDMSRMLGSTSAVPARLMVYASDAAEARARLKDLGFSE from the coding sequence ATGGCGGAGCGCGATTTCGATCCTGACCGGCTCACCGAGGTCTTCCGCAGCATCGATTCGATGCGGGTGAAGATGGCCTATGACCTGATCGCCGGCAGTGGGCTCGAGGTTTTCATCTTTGACGGCGACATGTCGCGGATGCTCGGCTCGACCTCCGCGGTGCCGGCGCGCCTGATGGTTTACGCCTCGGACGCGGCTGAGGCGCGCGCCCGCCTAAAGGACCTTGGCTTCAGCGAGTAG
- a CDS encoding phosphoribosylanthranilate isomerase, with the protein MIIQIYSMTSVADAVMVAEAGADQIGVVVAEPGVVPEAIGAGAAREILAAIRPRARGVALSLSDDREEICAMVDAVRPDVVHVAAREIEPEDCAWIRARVAPTRLLRAIAVRAGETMAEADAHQQAADYLMLDSGAKGTAGETHDWQISRAIVERSRVPVILAGGLSAENVGAAIAAVRPWGVDSFTHTDVPHRRGSKDPARVRAFIAAALRGFAAMVESAAR; encoded by the coding sequence ATGATCATCCAGATTTACAGCATGACCTCGGTCGCGGACGCGGTGATGGTGGCCGAGGCGGGCGCGGATCAGATCGGCGTGGTGGTGGCCGAGCCGGGGGTGGTGCCCGAGGCGATCGGCGCCGGCGCCGCGCGCGAAATTCTCGCCGCAATCCGCCCGCGCGCTCGCGGCGTCGCGCTCTCGCTGAGCGACGACCGGGAGGAGATCTGCGCGATGGTTGACGCGGTGCGGCCCGATGTCGTGCACGTCGCCGCGCGCGAGATCGAGCCCGAGGACTGCGCATGGATTCGCGCGCGGGTGGCGCCGACGAGACTACTGCGCGCGATCGCCGTGCGCGCCGGAGAGACAATGGCCGAGGCCGACGCGCATCAGCAGGCAGCCGACTACCTGATGCTCGATTCGGGCGCCAAGGGCACGGCCGGCGAAACCCACGACTGGCAGATAAGCCGCGCGATCGTCGAGCGCTCGCGCGTGCCCGTAATCCTGGCCGGCGGGCTGAGCGCTGAGAATGTCGGCGCGGCGATCGCAGCGGTCCGCCCGTGGGGCGTCGATTCGTTCACGCATACCGACGTCCCCCACCGGCGCGGAAGCAAAGACCCGGCGCGCGTGCGCGCCTTCATCGCCGCCGCGCTGCGCGGCTTCGCCGCGATGGTCGAGTCGGCGGCGCGATGA
- a CDS encoding ATP-dependent DNA ligase, with amino-acid sequence MASFHDFAELCQSLSQTSSRLQIAALAADFLAGLEPNEAAVAARFMVGRALEQGAAKPLNISGRAVWKIAAELGGSEDQGEEIFAAAADFGEAVEMAMRMRREEPAPTLTLDEVARTFAEIAEVEGRNARPRKLAMLRELLARMTALEAKYAAKVLIGEMRHGMSEGLMVEALAKMAGRPTEEVRRMHMLEGDVGRLARALRAPAAPCAGAPGGALGAARAEMAAAAAAGVAAARPLRPMLAQPAREVADAFAILGRRFALEHKLDGARVQIHRAPDGVRIFSRRLNEITASLPEVAEAAARLGARHAILDGEVIAVDACGRPLAFQEVMRRFGRVREVERLRTEQPVRLFVFDLMARDGELWIDRPYQERYAELARMAAETGLSLAARIVPANLAEAERFYAEAIAAGYEGVMAKALDSRYTPGARGRGWLKIKHARTLDLVIVAADWGYGRRHGWLSNYHLAARDGERGGLVEVGKTFKGLTDEQFEEMTARLLALKTDEAHGTVFVRPEIVVEVAYSDLQRSPQYAGGIALRFARIVRIRDDKPAAEADTLAAIAAAYERQLVKPL; translated from the coding sequence GTGGCCTCTTTCCACGATTTCGCCGAGCTCTGCCAGTCGCTTAGCCAGACCTCCAGCCGGCTTCAAATAGCCGCGCTCGCCGCCGACTTTCTCGCCGGCCTCGAGCCCAATGAGGCCGCGGTTGCCGCGCGCTTCATGGTCGGCCGCGCGCTCGAGCAGGGCGCGGCCAAGCCGCTCAATATCAGCGGCCGCGCGGTATGGAAGATCGCGGCCGAGCTCGGCGGCAGCGAGGACCAGGGCGAGGAGATCTTCGCCGCCGCGGCCGACTTCGGCGAGGCGGTCGAGATGGCAATGCGCATGCGGCGCGAGGAGCCTGCGCCCACGCTCACGCTGGACGAGGTCGCGCGCACGTTCGCCGAGATCGCCGAGGTCGAGGGACGCAACGCGCGGCCGCGCAAGCTCGCGATGCTGCGGGAGCTGCTGGCGCGGATGACGGCGCTGGAGGCGAAGTACGCGGCCAAGGTGCTGATCGGCGAGATGCGCCACGGGATGAGCGAGGGGTTAATGGTCGAGGCGCTGGCGAAGATGGCGGGGCGGCCAACCGAGGAGGTGCGGCGGATGCACATGCTGGAGGGCGACGTGGGGCGGCTGGCGCGCGCGCTGCGCGCGCCAGCCGCCCCCTGCGCCGGCGCGCCGGGCGGCGCCCTCGGCGCCGCCCGCGCTGAGATGGCCGCGGCGGCGGCCGCGGGCGTCGCCGCCGCGCGCCCGCTGCGCCCGATGCTCGCGCAGCCGGCGCGCGAGGTCGCAGACGCCTTCGCCATCCTCGGCCGCCGCTTCGCGCTGGAACACAAGCTCGACGGCGCGCGTGTCCAGATCCATCGCGCGCCCGACGGCGTGCGCATCTTCTCGCGCCGGCTCAACGAGATCACGGCGAGCCTGCCCGAAGTGGCCGAAGCGGCCGCGCGCCTGGGCGCACGCCACGCGATCCTCGACGGCGAGGTCATCGCCGTGGACGCCTGCGGGCGCCCGCTCGCGTTTCAGGAGGTGATGCGCCGCTTCGGGCGCGTGCGCGAGGTCGAGCGCCTGCGCACCGAGCAGCCGGTGCGCCTGTTCGTCTTCGATCTCATGGCCCGCGATGGCGAGTTGTGGATCGACCGTCCCTACCAAGAGCGCTACGCCGAGCTGGCGCGGATGGCGGCCGAAACCGGACTCTCGTTGGCCGCGCGGATCGTGCCGGCCAACCTCGCCGAAGCCGAACGCTTCTACGCCGAGGCGATTGCAGCGGGCTACGAGGGCGTGATGGCGAAGGCGCTGGACAGCCGCTACACGCCCGGCGCGCGCGGCCGCGGATGGCTCAAGATCAAGCACGCGCGCACGTTGGATCTGGTGATCGTCGCCGCCGACTGGGGCTACGGGCGGCGCCACGGATGGCTGTCGAACTACCATCTGGCGGCGCGCGACGGCGAGCGCGGCGGGCTGGTCGAGGTTGGCAAGACCTTCAAGGGACTGACCGACGAACAGTTCGAGGAGATGACGGCGCGGCTGCTCGCGCTCAAGACCGACGAGGCGCACGGCACCGTGTTCGTGCGCCCCGAAATCGTGGTCGAGGTCGCCTACAGCGACCTCCAGCGCAGTCCGCAGTATGCGGGCGGGATCGCGCTGCGCTTCGCGCGCATCGTCCGTATCCGCGACGACAAGCCGGCCGCCGAGGCCGACACGCTCGCGGCGATCGCCGCCGCGTACGAACGCCAGTTGGTCAAGCCGCTCTAG
- a CDS encoding alpha/beta fold hydrolase, with product MPTVRVRDINLYYESHGGGAPLLMIMGLGSSALSWEPALIADLARGFRTIVCDNRGTGRSDKPREEYSIPAMADDAAALLDALGIARAHVFGVSMGGMIAQELALNHPARVQTLTLGCTTAGGRNAVPAPPESMKILMAPRAGLSDADIIRRAWPLGYTEGYIRSHRDVLEAAITRVLQHPTPPYAYKLQLDSTFKFKTYDRLPQITAPTLVITGAEDVLIPARNSEIIAERIPGAQVHIIPGAGHQFFHEKREEFVAALTEFLRAHPLGG from the coding sequence ATGCCCACCGTCCGCGTCCGCGACATCAACCTCTACTACGAGAGCCACGGCGGCGGCGCTCCGCTGCTGATGATCATGGGGCTCGGCAGCAGCGCGCTTTCGTGGGAGCCCGCGCTGATCGCGGATCTCGCGCGCGGCTTCCGCACCATCGTGTGCGACAACCGCGGCACCGGACGCAGCGACAAGCCGCGCGAGGAGTATTCGATTCCCGCGATGGCCGACGACGCGGCCGCCCTGCTCGACGCTCTCGGCATCGCGCGCGCGCACGTCTTCGGGGTCTCGATGGGCGGGATGATCGCGCAGGAGCTCGCGCTCAACCATCCCGCGCGCGTCCAGACGCTGACCCTCGGCTGCACGACGGCGGGCGGGCGCAACGCGGTGCCGGCCCCGCCGGAGTCGATGAAGATCCTGATGGCGCCGCGCGCGGGGCTCTCCGACGCCGACATCATCCGCCGCGCGTGGCCGCTCGGATACACCGAGGGCTACATCCGGAGCCATCGCGACGTGCTGGAGGCGGCGATCACGCGGGTCCTGCAGCATCCGACGCCGCCCTACGCCTACAAGCTCCAGCTCGACTCGACCTTCAAATTCAAGACCTACGATCGCTTGCCGCAGATAACGGCGCCGACGCTGGTGATCACGGGGGCCGAAGACGTGCTGATTCCGGCGCGCAACTCCGAGATAATCGCCGAGCGTATCCCGGGCGCGCAGGTGCACATCATCCCCGGCGCGGGCCATCAGTTCTTCCACGAGAAGCGCGAGGAGTTCGTCGCCGCGCTCACGGAATTTCTGCGCGCGCATCCGCTCGGGGGGTAG
- a CDS encoding glycosyltransferase, with protein sequence MAIDLSVILPVINERDNLRALIPRLREIADHFHLEAEILVIDGGSSDGTREVAAELGARVLPERRRGYAGALATGFAEARGAWVLTLDADMSHEPAFVAKMWRARERADIVIASRYVRGGVAYTELSRRMSSWMLNALLRRLLSVPIGDLSSGFRLYRREVLEALELTSRNFEVQEEILIKSWARGFSVTEVPFTYFPRSAGRSHARMLRFGWDIMRSALSMWRMRNSIDSADYDERAFYSIIPLQRYWQRRRHNITVSWARNAGRTLDVGCGSSLIIQSLNNAIGMDFSHNKVRFLRRYGIPLVRGTAFGLPFRDRSFDCVISSEVIEHVPYDDALFTEMKRVLRPGGMLIIGTPDYATVGWRTIEPLYGFFQPGGYKDEHITHYTRARLTEILERHGFIYEDAAYILRSELIMRFRKPAADSAPSEAPAPMRAATG encoded by the coding sequence ATGGCGATCGACCTCTCGGTCATCCTGCCGGTGATCAACGAGCGCGACAACCTGCGCGCGCTCATCCCGCGACTGCGCGAGATCGCTGACCATTTCCATCTCGAAGCCGAAATCCTGGTGATCGACGGCGGCTCGAGCGACGGCACGCGCGAGGTCGCCGCCGAGCTGGGCGCGCGCGTGCTGCCCGAGCGCCGGCGCGGCTACGCGGGCGCGCTGGCGACCGGCTTTGCCGAGGCGCGCGGAGCGTGGGTCCTGACGCTGGACGCCGACATGTCGCACGAGCCGGCGTTCGTGGCCAAGATGTGGCGTGCGCGCGAGCGCGCCGACATCGTGATCGCCTCGCGCTACGTGCGCGGCGGGGTCGCCTACACCGAGCTTAGCCGGCGGATGTCGAGTTGGATGCTCAACGCGCTCCTGCGCCGGCTGTTGAGCGTGCCGATCGGCGATCTTTCCAGCGGCTTTCGGCTCTATCGGCGCGAGGTGCTCGAAGCACTGGAGCTGACCAGCCGCAACTTCGAGGTCCAGGAGGAGATCCTGATCAAGTCATGGGCGCGCGGCTTCAGCGTGACCGAGGTGCCGTTCACCTATTTTCCGCGCTCGGCCGGGCGCTCGCATGCACGGATGCTGCGCTTCGGCTGGGACATTATGCGCTCGGCGCTAAGCATGTGGCGGATGCGCAACTCGATCGACTCGGCCGACTACGACGAGCGCGCGTTCTACAGCATCATCCCGCTCCAGCGCTACTGGCAGCGCCGCCGGCACAACATCACGGTTTCCTGGGCGCGCAACGCCGGGCGCACGCTGGACGTCGGATGCGGCTCGAGCCTGATCATCCAGAGCCTCAACAACGCGATCGGGATGGACTTCAGCCACAACAAGGTGCGTTTCCTGCGCCGCTACGGGATTCCGCTGGTGCGCGGCACCGCCTTCGGTCTCCCTTTTCGCGACCGCAGCTTCGACTGCGTGATCAGCTCCGAGGTTATCGAGCACGTCCCGTACGACGACGCGCTGTTCACCGAGATGAAGCGGGTGCTGCGGCCAGGCGGGATGCTGATAATCGGGACGCCCGACTACGCGACGGTCGGCTGGCGGACGATCGAGCCGCTGTACGGGTTCTTCCAGCCCGGCGGCTACAAGGACGAGCACATCACGCACTACACCCGCGCCCGGCTGACCGAGATCCTCGAACGCCACGGCTTCATCTACGAGGACGCCGCCTACATCCTGCGCAGCGAGCTGATCATGCGCTTTCGCAAGCCGGCCGCCGACAGCGCGCCCAGTGAGGCGCCGGCGCCGATGCGCGCGGCGACGGGCTAA